In the Myxococcota bacterium genome, one interval contains:
- a CDS encoding response regulator transcription factor translates to MDANVLLAEPNEILRKGLSCSLAQSRRVRRVVEAPDAARALAIAGRERVDIAIVGTDIIDETAANFIEKLESISTGVRCIVVVRDESRTAFDRAVTSRALGLLGPGSSTRELWEAIDATRTGRRYVSPALERGLIASLHMGETNSTKAVKTLTRRERTILQLIGEGDSNREIATRLGLSRRTVDTHRTRLMRKLQIHKTAGLVRLAVREGLVEA, encoded by the coding sequence ATGGATGCCAACGTCCTTCTCGCAGAACCGAACGAGATCCTGCGTAAGGGTCTGAGTTGTTCCCTGGCCCAGAGCCGACGCGTTCGCCGCGTCGTCGAAGCGCCCGACGCGGCGCGCGCCCTCGCGATCGCCGGACGCGAACGCGTCGACATCGCGATCGTGGGAACGGACATCATCGACGAGACCGCCGCGAACTTCATCGAGAAGCTCGAGTCGATCTCGACGGGCGTGCGCTGCATCGTGGTCGTTCGCGACGAGAGCCGCACGGCCTTCGACCGCGCGGTCACCTCGCGCGCGCTCGGCTTGCTCGGTCCGGGCAGCAGTACCCGCGAGCTCTGGGAAGCGATCGACGCCACCCGCACGGGGCGCCGCTACGTCTCGCCTGCGCTCGAGCGCGGGCTGATCGCGTCGCTCCACATGGGCGAGACGAACTCGACGAAGGCGGTGAAGACACTCACCCGCCGCGAGCGCACGATCCTGCAGCTGATCGGTGAGGGCGACTCGAACCGCGAGATCGCCACGCGCCTCGGCCTGTCGCGCCGCACGGTGGATACCCATCGCACGCGCCTCATGCGCAAGCTCCAGATCCACAAGACGGCGGGACTCGTCCGGCTGGCGGTGCGCGAAGGGCTCGTCGAAGCCTGA
- a CDS encoding PilZ domain-containing protein — protein sequence MNQSMQNDAGQAAGDDPFIVLQGAVKVSGVRLAKILQEAGIETCELTDECDIGQVLQSLSTPPDLLILSLADLQEESLASLHASQTATRGRTIPILGIATPNELGSDLRALRAHGVVGVLDSRTTPNNALDRVVRHIGPDRRGSERVPCIFPVIVSLDEGRGRREFALDLSNTGLRLTSATQLELNSDIQLRFRLPLVRSRPIETSARVVRVGEKRNTWGRFEIGVFLTDLEPSEHAAIESEVERLLGN from the coding sequence ATGAACCAATCCATGCAGAACGACGCTGGCCAGGCTGCGGGAGACGACCCGTTCATCGTCTTGCAGGGCGCCGTCAAGGTGTCCGGCGTTCGCCTCGCGAAGATCCTGCAAGAGGCCGGGATCGAGACCTGCGAGCTGACCGACGAGTGCGACATCGGACAGGTCCTGCAGTCGCTCTCGACGCCGCCGGACCTGCTGATCCTGTCGCTCGCAGACCTCCAGGAAGAGAGCCTCGCCTCGCTTCACGCGTCTCAGACCGCCACCCGCGGACGCACGATTCCGATCCTGGGGATCGCCACGCCGAACGAGCTCGGCAGCGATCTGCGCGCGCTGCGAGCCCACGGGGTGGTCGGTGTCCTCGACTCCCGTACCACGCCGAACAACGCCCTCGATCGCGTGGTCCGCCACATCGGTCCGGATCGTCGCGGCAGCGAGCGGGTCCCGTGCATCTTCCCGGTGATCGTGTCCCTCGATGAGGGACGCGGACGGCGCGAGTTCGCGCTCGACCTGTCGAACACGGGCCTGCGGCTCACGAGTGCGACCCAGCTCGAACTGAACTCGGACATCCAGCTGCGGTTCCGGCTTCCGCTGGTGCGATCCCGTCCGATCGAGACGTCGGCGCGTGTCGTCCGGGTCGGCGAGAAGCGCAATACCTGGGGCCGCTTCGAGATCGGCGTCTTCCTGACCGACCTCGAGCCCTCGGAGCACGCGGCGATCGAGTCGGAAGTCGAGCGTTTGCTCGGGAACTAG
- a CDS encoding HDOD domain-containing protein: MHKDLKRALDAIGDIPPIPQVANRVMTAVADSSTSADDLRKIIELDPSLAARILRVANSSLYGFRREVETLRHAITLLGFRTVECTVMAASLRDVFANFGLSEKLLWEHSTMCGVVGGRLAGYGPVDVPREPAFTAGLLHDLGKIVMANVYRARYAKVMARVYNEGISYVQAENDEFDFDHALLGAHVAETWQLPQALVLAIRHHHDAPSELPDTMSPEQVRLTALTTVTTRVCTRLGHGRRGPVEGLQLGSSAAWHALGLGDDDVDPILEAAAEETKRAEGIYG, from the coding sequence ATGCACAAAGATCTGAAGCGCGCCTTGGATGCGATCGGCGACATCCCGCCGATCCCGCAGGTTGCCAACCGGGTGATGACCGCCGTGGCCGATTCGTCGACCTCGGCGGACGACCTGCGCAAGATCATCGAGCTCGACCCGAGCCTCGCGGCCCGGATCCTGCGCGTCGCGAACTCGTCGCTCTACGGGTTTCGACGCGAAGTCGAGACGCTGCGCCACGCGATCACGCTGCTCGGCTTCCGAACCGTCGAGTGCACGGTCATGGCAGCATCGTTGCGGGACGTGTTCGCCAACTTCGGCCTCTCCGAGAAGCTCCTCTGGGAGCACTCGACGATGTGCGGGGTCGTGGGGGGGCGCCTCGCTGGCTACGGGCCGGTCGACGTCCCGCGCGAACCCGCCTTCACCGCCGGCTTGCTGCACGACCTGGGCAAGATCGTCATGGCCAACGTCTACCGCGCCCGGTACGCGAAGGTGATGGCCCGGGTCTACAACGAGGGCATCTCCTACGTCCAGGCCGAGAACGACGAGTTCGACTTCGACCATGCATTGCTCGGGGCCCACGTCGCCGAGACCTGGCAGCTGCCCCAGGCACTGGTGTTGGCGATTCGTCACCACCACGACGCTCCGAGCGAGCTCCCCGACACGATGAGCCCGGAACAGGTGCGCCTGACTGCGCTCACCACCGTCACCACCCGTGTGTGTACGCGGCTCGGCCATGGCCGACGCGGCCCGGTCGAGGGTCTGCAGCTCGGTTCGTCGGCGGCGTGGCACGCGCTCGGGCTCGGCGATGACGATGTCGACCCGATTCTCGAGGCCGCCGCCGAAGAGACGAAGCGCGCCGAGGGCATCTACGGCTGA
- a CDS encoding P-loop NTPase: MNEKDAPIIGFLSGKGGVGKTNVATNVAVACATRGARVLVVDGDLGLANVDTLLGLAPRNTSRELLSGHCAFEEAIVEGPRGIHVLPAGQGTRRLSDCRPHQLAPLLVPLFAATRRYDLVLIDIGAGVGETALGLAACCDLAVLVTTPEPTSLVDAYATLKALAQEAQLPVEILVNASRSEGDARRTHDHLEKIAKRFLDLSPAFLGHVPSDDRLAEAVRLQRAVVESFPTAKSSRTLVRVAERLLRTSPRQPRVLRETSSV, encoded by the coding sequence ATGAACGAAAAAGACGCTCCGATCATCGGCTTCCTCAGCGGCAAGGGCGGCGTCGGCAAGACCAACGTCGCGACCAACGTGGCCGTGGCCTGCGCGACGCGCGGCGCCCGTGTCCTCGTGGTCGACGGCGACCTCGGCCTGGCCAACGTCGACACGCTGCTCGGGCTCGCCCCGCGCAACACCTCGCGCGAACTCCTCTCGGGCCACTGCGCCTTCGAGGAGGCCATCGTCGAAGGCCCGCGCGGAATCCACGTCCTGCCGGCCGGGCAGGGAACGCGACGCCTCTCGGACTGTCGCCCCCACCAGCTCGCCCCCCTGCTGGTCCCGCTCTTCGCCGCCACCCGGCGCTACGACCTGGTCCTGATCGACATCGGGGCCGGGGTCGGCGAGACGGCGCTCGGCCTCGCCGCCTGCTGCGATCTGGCCGTGCTCGTGACGACACCGGAGCCCACCAGTCTGGTCGACGCCTACGCCACCCTGAAGGCTCTCGCCCAGGAAGCGCAGCTCCCGGTCGAGATCCTGGTCAACGCGTCGCGCAGCGAAGGCGATGCGCGACGCACCCACGATCACCTCGAGAAGATCGCGAAGCGCTTCCTCGACCTCTCCCCCGCGTTCCTCGGCCACGTCCCGAGCGACGACCGCTTGGCCGAGGCCGTCCGCCTGCAACGGGCGGTGGTCGAGTCCTTCCCGACCGCGAAATCGTCACGAACCCTGGTTCGAGTGGCCGAGCGACTGCTGCGCACGTCTCCGCGGCAACCACGCGTCCTCCGCGAAACCTCCTCCGTCTGA
- the flhA gene encoding flagellar biosynthesis protein FlhA translates to MGRADDWILGGALFWILALLVVPLPAVALDMLLALSLTLALLILLVALYTDRPLDFSVFPSLLLVVTLLRLGLNVASTRLILLRGAEGPDAAGRVIESFAQIAIGGNYAVGIILFLIFVTINFVVISKGSGRIAEVAARFMLDSMPGKQMAIDADLNQGVINDSEARTRREELQRESDFYGAMDGASKFVKGDAIAGLLIVAVNVFGGLAIGMAQANMPIGEALETYTALTVGDGLVGQVPALVVSTAAGIVVSRAAGGRPLSDEIKTQMVLQPRALVGTSVMLGALAIAPGFPFAPFAVLAAGTAALARVGLRKAEEQEATPEPVEAPATPAADPASSLDLDDLELEIGYGLIPLVAAERGGDLPARIRALRGQLASQLGFVVPLVHIRDNLELESSQYAVAIRGNRIATGKVPPGRQLAVGGDVESSGLPGIPTQDPAFGLPAVWIQDRDRETAESRGFTVVDPSSAITTHIAETIRSHASELLSRAQVRELLDRYSERAPKVVDEIVPSIVSLSLLHRTLRALLEEHVSVRDIGAILETLAEYAPRIEDPDLLTDLVRERLARTVTSPHLAADGSLHVLTLEPELEQSLAAGVQRSPGGTFLAIEPGPLDGLLRGVQSAIESTTATAQGKGPVLLSTQAIRSPLQKLLARAVPRLSVLSHNELPPDTRVIASGQVRLAHAH, encoded by the coding sequence ATGGGTCGGGCCGACGATTGGATTCTGGGCGGCGCGCTCTTCTGGATCCTGGCGCTGCTAGTGGTCCCGCTGCCGGCGGTCGCGCTCGACATGCTGCTGGCCCTGTCGCTCACCCTCGCCTTGCTGATCCTGCTGGTAGCGCTCTACACCGACCGCCCGCTCGACTTCTCGGTCTTCCCGTCGCTCCTGCTGGTCGTCACGCTGCTGCGCCTCGGACTCAACGTCGCGAGCACGCGCCTGATCCTCTTGCGCGGCGCCGAGGGTCCCGACGCGGCGGGGCGCGTCATCGAATCCTTCGCTCAGATCGCGATCGGCGGGAACTACGCGGTCGGCATCATCCTGTTCCTGATCTTCGTGACCATCAACTTCGTGGTCATCTCGAAGGGCTCGGGCCGCATCGCCGAGGTGGCGGCGCGCTTCATGCTCGACTCGATGCCCGGCAAGCAGATGGCGATCGACGCCGATCTCAACCAGGGCGTGATCAACGACAGCGAGGCCCGGACGCGGCGCGAAGAGCTCCAACGCGAGTCCGACTTCTACGGGGCCATGGACGGTGCCAGCAAGTTCGTGAAGGGCGACGCGATCGCAGGCCTGTTGATCGTCGCGGTCAACGTCTTCGGCGGCCTCGCAATCGGGATGGCCCAGGCCAACATGCCGATCGGCGAAGCGCTCGAGACCTACACGGCCCTGACCGTCGGGGACGGTCTCGTGGGTCAGGTCCCGGCGCTCGTCGTCTCGACCGCCGCGGGCATCGTGGTCTCTCGGGCCGCGGGTGGCCGCCCCCTCTCGGACGAGATCAAGACCCAGATGGTGCTGCAGCCGCGCGCCCTGGTGGGCACGTCGGTGATGCTCGGGGCGCTCGCGATCGCGCCGGGCTTCCCCTTCGCCCCGTTCGCCGTGCTCGCGGCGGGCACGGCGGCCCTCGCACGGGTGGGTCTACGCAAAGCCGAGGAGCAAGAAGCCACGCCCGAACCGGTGGAGGCGCCGGCCACACCGGCCGCCGACCCGGCGAGTTCCCTGGACCTCGACGATCTCGAACTCGAGATCGGCTATGGACTGATCCCGCTGGTCGCCGCAGAACGGGGCGGGGACCTGCCGGCGCGGATCCGGGCATTGCGCGGTCAGCTGGCTTCGCAGCTCGGCTTCGTGGTTCCCCTGGTACACATTCGGGACAACCTCGAGCTCGAGTCGAGCCAGTACGCCGTCGCGATCCGGGGCAATCGCATCGCGACGGGCAAGGTGCCTCCCGGGCGACAGCTCGCCGTCGGTGGCGACGTCGAGAGCAGTGGCCTCCCCGGCATCCCCACCCAGGACCCCGCGTTCGGCCTGCCGGCGGTCTGGATCCAGGATCGTGACCGCGAAACCGCCGAGTCGCGCGGATTCACCGTCGTCGACCCCTCGTCGGCGATCACCACCCACATTGCCGAGACGATCCGCAGCCACGCCTCCGAGCTCTTGTCCCGCGCCCAGGTACGAGAGCTGCTCGACCGCTACTCGGAGCGCGCTCCCAAGGTCGTCGACGAGATCGTCCCGTCGATCGTCTCGCTCTCCCTGCTCCACCGGACGCTGCGCGCGTTGCTCGAGGAGCACGTCTCGGTGCGCGACATCGGCGCGATCCTCGAGACCCTCGCCGAGTACGCGCCGCGCATCGAGGATCCGGACCTCTTGACCGATCTCGTGCGCGAGCGTCTCGCCCGAACCGTGACATCGCCCCACCTCGCGGCCGACGGTTCCCTCCATGTGCTCACCCTCGAACCCGAGCTCGAACAGAGCCTCGCGGCCGGTGTGCAGCGCAGTCCGGGCGGCACCTTCCTGGCGATCGAGCCCGGCCCCCTCGATGGCCTGCTCCGCGGGGTCCAGTCTGCGATCGAGAGCACGACGGCCACGGCCCAGGGCAAGGGACCCGTCCTGCTGAGCACCCAGGCGATCCGCTCGCCCCTGCAGAAGCTGTTGGCGCGTGCAGTTCCACGGCTCTCGGTGCTCTCCCACAACGAGCTGCCCCCCGACACCCGGGTCATCGCTTCGGGTCAAGTGAGGTTGGCGCATGCTCATTAA
- the flhB gene encoding flagellar biosynthesis protein FlhB, with the protein MADEDQAQKTEPATPRRREEARRKGQVAQSRELQNVAVLGAALLAVLSPWGMALGETMLLAIRQCLSVAAAPPSTLSGYYAALLSMGIPVAWSLVPIMAAIALAGALAQFAQTGPLWSLEVLQPKYERVDPLKGMKRLLNGDRLFDLVKSLFKVAAVGAVGAWVVWGDIPAILGASRADIASSLSLTAKLCLALAIALLTLLTLMAILDVAYQRWRYETRLRMSKKEVRDEMKEREGDPTLRGRFKAMHRDLSRSRMIAAVAEADVVVTNPTHYAVALAYDGAMMAAPKILAMGRDHTAARIREAAEEHDVPIVENPPLARVLVKTGEVGKEIPENLFQAVAEVLAYVYRLQPRRAHSWSTAP; encoded by the coding sequence ATGGCCGACGAAGATCAGGCACAGAAGACCGAGCCGGCGACCCCGCGACGGCGTGAGGAAGCGCGCCGCAAGGGGCAAGTCGCCCAGAGCCGCGAGCTCCAGAACGTCGCGGTGCTCGGCGCCGCCCTGCTCGCCGTGCTGTCGCCCTGGGGTATGGCCCTGGGCGAGACGATGCTGCTCGCGATCCGGCAGTGCCTCTCGGTGGCCGCCGCGCCGCCGTCCACGCTCTCGGGTTACTACGCAGCCCTGCTCTCGATGGGGATCCCGGTCGCCTGGTCGCTCGTGCCGATCATGGCCGCGATTGCGCTGGCGGGTGCGCTGGCCCAGTTCGCCCAGACCGGACCGCTGTGGAGCCTCGAAGTGCTGCAGCCCAAGTACGAACGCGTCGACCCGCTGAAGGGCATGAAGCGCCTGCTCAACGGAGACCGACTCTTCGACCTCGTGAAGTCGCTCTTCAAGGTGGCGGCGGTCGGAGCCGTCGGCGCCTGGGTCGTCTGGGGAGACATCCCCGCCATTCTCGGCGCCTCGCGTGCGGACATCGCGTCGAGCCTCTCGCTCACCGCGAAGCTGTGTCTGGCGTTGGCGATCGCGCTCCTCACCCTGCTCACCTTGATGGCGATCCTCGACGTGGCCTACCAGCGGTGGCGGTACGAGACGCGGCTCCGGATGAGCAAGAAGGAAGTCCGCGACGAGATGAAGGAACGCGAGGGTGATCCCACGCTGCGCGGCCGCTTCAAGGCGATGCATCGCGACCTCTCGCGCTCGCGAATGATCGCGGCCGTGGCCGAAGCCGACGTGGTCGTCACGAACCCCACCCACTACGCCGTCGCCCTCGCCTACGACGGAGCCATGATGGCGGCGCCGAAGATCCTCGCGATGGGCCGCGACCACACGGCCGCGCGCATCCGCGAGGCCGCCGAGGAACACGACGTCCCGATCGTCGAGAACCCGCCGCTGGCGCGCGTCCTCGTGAAGACCGGCGAAGTGGGGAAGGAGATCCCCGAGAACCTGTTCCAGGCGGTCGCCGAGGTGCTCGCCTACGTCTACCGACTGCAGCCCCGTCGGGCGCATAGCTGGAGCACCGCGCCGTGA
- a CDS encoding flagellar biosynthetic protein FliR, with protein sequence MSIAIPLDWLTGFGLALTRLIGAFLYAPVFGHAVVPARVRLMIALALAFWLSSGLSVDPGAPGFSLGFALLREATIGLAIGFAASLVFTGFALMGEYAAMQGGLGAAAVLDPSTGNNSVVLTSLVGVLAGLAFLAIEGHHDVLRGLVLSFEALPVGGAGPDVFGFVQLAQLGSVIFEVGVKLAAPFTAVMLVSNVAVGILGRAIPQLNLMSIQLPAQIGLTLLILGLAAGPFVDEIGAVLRTELPRAVTVLWETP encoded by the coding sequence GTGAGCATCGCGATCCCGCTCGATTGGCTCACGGGCTTCGGCCTGGCGCTGACGCGCTTGATCGGCGCGTTCCTGTACGCGCCCGTATTCGGCCACGCCGTGGTGCCCGCCCGGGTGCGCCTGATGATCGCGCTCGCGCTCGCCTTCTGGCTGAGCTCCGGCCTCTCGGTCGACCCAGGAGCGCCGGGCTTCTCGCTCGGATTCGCGCTGCTGCGTGAGGCCACCATCGGCCTGGCCATCGGGTTCGCCGCTTCCCTCGTGTTCACCGGCTTCGCGCTGATGGGGGAGTACGCGGCGATGCAGGGAGGCCTGGGCGCCGCCGCGGTGCTCGACCCGAGCACCGGCAACAACTCGGTCGTGCTGACCTCGCTGGTGGGCGTGCTCGCCGGGCTCGCGTTCCTGGCGATCGAAGGGCACCACGACGTGCTGCGCGGCCTGGTCCTCTCCTTCGAGGCGCTGCCCGTGGGAGGCGCCGGCCCCGACGTGTTCGGCTTCGTCCAACTCGCGCAGCTCGGCTCGGTCATCTTCGAAGTGGGCGTCAAGCTCGCCGCGCCGTTCACGGCGGTAATGCTCGTCAGCAACGTCGCGGTCGGCATCCTGGGCCGCGCGATTCCCCAGCTCAATCTGATGTCGATCCAGCTTCCCGCCCAGATCGGCTTGACGCTCCTGATCCTCGGCCTCGCCGCCGGGCCGTTCGTCGACGAGATCGGCGCGGTGCTGCGCACCGAACTGCCCCGCGCTGTGACCGTGCTGTGGGAGACGCCGTAG
- the fliQ gene encoding flagellar biosynthesis protein FliQ, translated as MGIEAVSDLLRDTIWMSLVISAPILATALATGLVISIFQAATQVNEQTLTFVPKIVLTLVAFGAGFPYFMTTLVEFTRRIFEAAAGTAP; from the coding sequence ATGGGAATCGAAGCCGTCTCCGATCTGCTCCGGGACACGATCTGGATGTCCCTCGTAATCAGCGCCCCGATCCTCGCGACCGCGCTCGCCACGGGTCTCGTGATCTCGATCTTCCAGGCCGCCACCCAGGTGAACGAGCAGACGCTGACCTTCGTGCCCAAGATCGTGCTCACCCTCGTCGCCTTCGGTGCGGGCTTCCCCTACTTCATGACCACCCTGGTCGAGTTCACCCGCCGGATCTTCGAAGCGGCGGCAGGGACCGCACCGTGA
- the fliP gene encoding flagellar type III secretion system pore protein FliP (The bacterial flagellar biogenesis protein FliP forms a type III secretion system (T3SS)-type pore required for flagellar assembly.) encodes MTGNPWGVLAVLLVLAALHFGLRRFASARPGGGRRLRVVESCALGTRKQLHLVEVQGERLLIGASESGVSLLRRLPEAPVERAPEAPARRRWRLRTGAALLATVCFGLAVAVPWAASAQEASSPSLVLSLAGTDDPAEIAPALELLALLTVVSIAPSILLMMTCFTRVVIVLAFVRQAIGVQHLPPNQVLIGLALFVTLFVMAPLGEQIKVEAYDPYVAKEITLDEASERGLAPIRTFLLSHTRESDLDLFVSMSGAEELASLDDLPTATLLPAFLISELRTAFEIGFMVFLPFLVIDLVVSSMLISMGMIVLPPIVVALPFKIMLFVLADGWNLVLGSVVSSLRV; translated from the coding sequence ATGACGGGAAATCCCTGGGGAGTCCTCGCGGTCCTGCTCGTGTTGGCGGCGCTCCACTTCGGCTTGCGACGCTTCGCGTCCGCGCGCCCGGGTGGCGGACGCCGGCTGCGGGTCGTGGAGTCGTGTGCTCTGGGGACCCGCAAGCAGCTCCACCTCGTCGAGGTCCAGGGCGAACGCCTGCTCATCGGTGCGAGCGAGTCCGGCGTTTCCCTGCTGAGACGCCTGCCCGAGGCGCCCGTCGAACGCGCCCCGGAGGCTCCGGCGCGACGACGCTGGCGCCTGCGCACTGGCGCCGCGCTCCTCGCGACCGTGTGCTTCGGCCTGGCGGTCGCGGTTCCCTGGGCGGCGTCCGCGCAGGAGGCCAGCTCCCCTTCCCTCGTGCTGTCCCTGGCCGGTACCGACGATCCGGCGGAGATTGCCCCGGCGCTCGAGCTCCTCGCGCTGCTCACCGTCGTCTCGATCGCGCCGTCGATCCTGCTGATGATGACCTGCTTCACGCGGGTCGTGATCGTGCTCGCGTTCGTGCGCCAGGCCATCGGGGTTCAGCACCTGCCCCCGAATCAGGTCCTCATCGGCCTCGCGCTGTTCGTGACGCTCTTCGTGATGGCGCCGCTAGGCGAACAGATCAAGGTCGAGGCCTACGACCCGTACGTCGCGAAGGAGATCACGCTCGACGAAGCGAGCGAGCGGGGCCTGGCGCCGATCCGCACCTTCCTGCTCTCGCATACCCGCGAGTCGGACCTCGACCTGTTCGTGTCGATGTCGGGCGCGGAGGAACTCGCATCGCTGGACGACCTGCCCACGGCAACTTTGCTCCCCGCGTTCCTGATCAGTGAACTGCGGACCGCCTTCGAGATCGGGTTCATGGTCTTTCTGCCCTTCCTGGTGATCGACCTGGTGGTCTCCTCGATGTTGATCTCGATGGGCATGATCGTGTTGCCGCCGATCGTGGTCGCACTCCCCTTCAAGATCATGCTCTTCGTATTGGCCGACGGCTGGAACCTCGTGCTGGGTTCGGTCGTCTCGAGCCTGCGCGTGTGA
- the fliN gene encoding flagellar motor switch protein FliN, translated as MADEETVEVNPATEEAPAGEATPAPAAEAPASPPPGNLDHLIDVSLRLTVEIGASKLLLGEVLQLGKGSVVELDRNSGEPADLFVNGRLIGRGEVTTVEDRLAVRIVELTPGDGQERSG; from the coding sequence ATGGCCGATGAAGAAACCGTCGAAGTGAATCCGGCGACCGAGGAGGCCCCTGCCGGCGAAGCGACGCCCGCCCCGGCAGCCGAGGCGCCCGCGTCGCCGCCCCCCGGAAACCTCGATCACTTGATCGACGTATCCCTGCGCCTCACCGTCGAGATCGGGGCTTCGAAGCTCCTGCTCGGCGAGGTCCTGCAGCTCGGCAAGGGGTCCGTCGTCGAACTCGACCGGAACTCGGGAGAGCCGGCGGATCTGTTCGTGAACGGACGCCTGATCGGGCGCGGCGAGGTCACGACCGTCGAAGACCGGCTGGCCGTGCGCATCGTCGAACTCACTCCTGGCGACGGCCAGGAGCGATCCGGATGA
- a CDS encoding FliM/FliN family flagellar motor switch protein, with translation MSEAEAGILSRDELAALLDAIANEGGEETPWPRKRPAPPRKGPIARALSGFAEEQTRLLSTLHQRSLRFSVFAYEPLGTAEFAGSMLPEDLAIVFEMQPSGERGLLVVSRAFFYGWLTIALGGANGVSLQVPSRGYSSVEQRFLRILGTEICQQLGRSLREFAAVDLRVDDVVGPELLGDDVPSRLYVASLDVAGFDEVARLRIGLPSAWVESFAAPAGKSGAPGHELAAALRETPIAVHAEIGHADLGLRRIAALQVGDTLTLDPVPGGEVLVRLEDRPKFRAVRGAIGSRLAVRVVGEV, from the coding sequence ATGAGCGAAGCCGAGGCCGGCATCCTCAGCCGCGACGAACTCGCGGCACTGCTCGACGCGATCGCGAACGAGGGCGGGGAAGAGACTCCCTGGCCGCGGAAGCGGCCCGCGCCCCCACGCAAGGGTCCGATCGCGCGCGCCCTGTCGGGTTTCGCCGAGGAGCAGACGCGGCTCTTGTCGACGCTGCATCAACGCTCGCTCCGCTTTTCGGTCTTCGCCTACGAGCCCCTCGGCACCGCCGAGTTCGCGGGCTCCATGCTCCCGGAAGACCTGGCGATCGTGTTCGAGATGCAACCGTCCGGAGAGCGCGGCCTGTTGGTCGTGAGCCGTGCCTTCTTCTACGGCTGGCTGACGATCGCGCTCGGCGGCGCCAATGGCGTATCGCTCCAGGTGCCCTCGCGCGGCTACTCGAGTGTCGAGCAGCGCTTCCTGCGGATCCTCGGCACCGAGATCTGCCAGCAGCTGGGCCGTTCCCTGCGCGAGTTCGCGGCCGTCGACCTGCGGGTCGACGACGTGGTGGGCCCCGAGCTTCTGGGCGACGACGTCCCGTCGCGCCTCTATGTCGCGAGCCTCGACGTCGCGGGCTTCGACGAGGTCGCTCGGCTTCGGATCGGACTGCCGTCCGCGTGGGTCGAGAGTTTCGCCGCGCCGGCCGGAAAGAGCGGCGCGCCCGGTCACGAGCTGGCGGCCGCCCTGCGCGAGACACCGATCGCCGTGCACGCCGAGATCGGGCACGCCGACCTCGGCCTGCGTCGGATCGCTGCTCTGCAGGTGGGCGACACGCTCACCCTCGATCCGGTGCCCGGCGGCGAAGTCCTCGTGCGGCTCGAGGATCGACCGAAGTTTCGCGCCGTGCGCGGCGCCATCGGATCGCGCCTGGCCGTGCGCGTCGTAGGAGAGGTCTAG
- a CDS encoding flagellar basal body-associated FliL family protein yields MAEEAEETTPEVTAKPPIMLAFIVGLVGAAIGGGGAFVAISQMPPPQAAPVEEAVEEDAEPEASFADRVHALDPFVVNVSGEGYPRYVKLSLAFEMDSPASKEELEAHIAKVRDLTILLISSKRLADIEDFEGKALLKDDLRERVNAVISKGNVESVLFTEFVVQ; encoded by the coding sequence ATGGCCGAAGAAGCCGAAGAAACCACACCCGAAGTCACGGCGAAGCCTCCCATCATGCTCGCGTTCATCGTGGGCCTGGTCGGCGCTGCCATCGGCGGAGGCGGCGCCTTCGTCGCCATCTCTCAGATGCCACCGCCCCAGGCCGCTCCGGTCGAGGAGGCCGTCGAGGAAGACGCGGAGCCCGAAGCGAGCTTCGCCGACCGCGTCCACGCCCTCGACCCCTTCGTCGTGAACGTCAGCGGTGAGGGCTATCCGCGCTACGTGAAACTCTCGCTCGCCTTCGAGATGGACTCTCCCGCCTCGAAAGAAGAGTTGGAGGCCCACATCGCCAAGGTGCGCGACCTCACGATCCTGCTGATCTCGAGCAAGCGGCTCGCGGACATCGAGGACTTCGAGGGGAAGGCACTCTTGAAGGACGATCTGCGCGAGCGGGTCAACGCCGTGATCTCGAAGGGCAACGTGGAGTCGGTGCTCTTCACGGAGTTCGTGGTGCAATGA